From a region of the Notolabrus celidotus isolate fNotCel1 chromosome 14, fNotCel1.pri, whole genome shotgun sequence genome:
- the rnaset2l gene encoding ribonuclease Oy → MWRSVLPLLVGLSPAVLLLLQLPDFTVTQGPHLEDYKYGRQGSEWHDKKPFCSWKCILLTLQWPAGFCQSLNNESLCMIPETINNWTIHGLWPQRAFGCCDCWPMFRSDIQELEAELHEHWPSLLTTRSSFYFWKEEWEKHGACAACVEGMNSPLQYFKISLKLRRQFDIHSVLEAASVTPSCERPYKVSEVKQVLAPHLGQDHIIQCVTDHKDREVWFQVKIPLSHNLTMGCVHHDGDSGDHHPPPSGHPCPPDDPFYYFPIDHQRPQRPCD, encoded by the exons ATGTGGCGCTCGGTGCTGCCCCTGCTGGTCGGTCTCAGTCCTGCAgttctgcttctgctgcagcttcctGACTTCACCGTGACACAAGGCCCTCACCTGGAGGACTACAAATATGGCCGCCAAGGCTCCGAGTGGCACGACAAAAAGCCCTTCTGCTCGTGGAAATGTATCCTGCTCACCCTGCAGTGGCCCGCAGGCTTCTGTCAG TCTCTGAACAACGAGTCCCTGTGCATGATTCCTGAGACCATCAACAACTGGACCATCCATGGCCTGTG GCCTCAGAGGGCGTTTGGCTGCTGCGACTGCTGGCCGATGTTCCGCTCAGACATCCAG GAGCTGGAGGCGGAGCTTCATGAGCACTGGCCGTCTTTACTGACCACAAGATCCAGCTTCTACTTCTG gaaaGAGGAGTGGGAGAAACATGGAGCATGTGCAGCCTGTGTTGAAGGGATGAACTCTCCTCTGCAATATTTCAAGATCAGCCTCAAACTACGACGACAGTTTGATATACACag CGTGTTGGAGGCGGCCAGCGTCACTCCGTCATGTGAACGACCATATAAG gtGTCAGAGGTGAAACAGGTTCTGGCTCCACACCTGGGACAGGACCACATAATCCAGTGTGTCACAGACCACAAG GACAGGGAGGTGTGGTTCCAGGTGAAGATCCCTCTGTCCCACAACCTAACCATGGGGTGTGTCCACCACGATGGAGACTCTGGAGACCACCACCCCCCGCCCTCTGGACATCCCTGCCCTCCTGATGACCCTTTCTACTACTTCCCCATCGACCACCAGCGGCCTCAGAGACCGTGTGACTGA